In the Burkholderia cenocepacia genome, one interval contains:
- a CDS encoding DUF3005 domain-containing protein produces MESSAQTGRAHPRSIELDNDDTHDSTVDTDGKHREASRLAGVGPISPDEITRSNASLVNAMPEAGDGFAGFDSRPDGNHPAFALRAGYTVIEKGFDTPPAGDAPFGPVHRMYGSAYWPGHSRRPERVIELTVVPR; encoded by the coding sequence ATGGAATCCTCCGCTCAAACAGGTCGTGCGCATCCGCGCAGCATCGAACTCGACAACGACGACACGCACGACAGCACGGTCGACACCGACGGCAAGCACCGCGAAGCGTCGCGGCTCGCCGGGGTCGGGCCGATCTCGCCCGACGAGATCACGCGCAGCAATGCGTCGCTCGTCAATGCGATGCCGGAGGCCGGCGACGGCTTCGCCGGTTTCGACAGCCGCCCCGACGGCAACCATCCGGCGTTTGCGCTGCGCGCCGGCTACACGGTGATCGAGAAAGGCTTCGACACGCCGCCCGCGGGCGACGCGCCGTTCGGCCCCGTTCACCGGATGTACGGCAGCGCATACTGGCCCGGCCACAGCCGCCGGCCGGAGCGCGTCATCGAGCTGACGGTCGTGCCGAGATAG
- the epsC gene encoding serine O-acetyltransferase EpsC, giving the protein MSTSPARQWGLEEIVAGLRESREELHRTRHPRGIRELPSRDAICKIVTGLRASMFPTHYGAPDLTDESVDFYVGHTLESTLRILSEQIRRALPFLPEHVDTPFAELDERAFEIAREFGRQLPAIRALLVSDIQAAYAGDPAAQHITEILLCYPGVFAMMHHRLAHALHQLGVPLLARFINEIAHSATGIDIHPGAQIGPSFFIDHGTGVVIGETAIIGERVRVYQAVTLGAKSFPADGEGALVKGNARHPIVEDDVVIYAGATILGRVTIGRGSVIGGNVWLTHSVPPGTSVAQGKVREGGSAEKP; this is encoded by the coding sequence ATGTCGACATCACCCGCCCGTCAGTGGGGCCTCGAAGAAATCGTCGCCGGCTTGCGCGAGTCGCGCGAGGAACTCCATCGCACGCGCCATCCGCGCGGCATCCGCGAACTGCCGTCGCGCGATGCGATCTGCAAGATTGTGACCGGCCTGCGCGCGTCGATGTTTCCGACGCACTACGGCGCGCCCGACCTGACCGACGAAAGCGTCGACTTCTACGTCGGCCACACGCTCGAAAGCACGCTGCGCATCCTGTCCGAGCAGATCCGCCGCGCGCTGCCGTTCCTGCCCGAGCACGTCGATACGCCGTTCGCCGAGCTCGACGAACGCGCGTTCGAGATCGCGCGCGAGTTCGGCCGGCAGTTGCCGGCGATCCGCGCGCTGCTCGTCAGCGACATCCAGGCCGCGTACGCGGGCGATCCGGCCGCGCAGCACATCACCGAGATCCTGCTGTGCTACCCCGGCGTGTTCGCGATGATGCACCATCGGCTCGCACACGCGCTGCACCAGCTCGGCGTGCCGCTGCTCGCGCGGTTCATCAATGAAATCGCGCACTCGGCCACCGGCATCGACATCCACCCCGGCGCGCAGATCGGCCCGAGCTTCTTCATCGATCACGGCACCGGCGTCGTGATCGGCGAAACCGCGATCATCGGCGAGCGCGTGCGCGTGTACCAGGCCGTCACGCTCGGCGCGAAGAGTTTCCCGGCCGATGGCGAAGGCGCGCTGGTGAAGGGCAATGCACGGCACCCGATCGTCGAGGACGACGTGGTGATCTATGCGGGCGCGACGATCCTCGGTCGCGTGACGATCGGGCGCGGCTCGGTGATCGGCGGCAACGTGTGGCTCACCCACAGCGTGCCGCCCGGCACGAGCGTCGCGCAGGGCAAGGTCCGCGAAGGCGGGAGCGCCGAGAAGCCGTAA
- a CDS encoding SDR family oxidoreductase gives MEQTKQTAHAPVVLVTGAARRAGRAFAEYFAAHGYCTAVHYDRSADAAHAAARAIAERGHDSVALQADLSDAAQITALIDAVYARFGRLDVLVNNASVFWQDHFPSFDLAAFDQAWAVNCRAPILLTRAFYERARAAGTQGVVVNVVDQKIKENFHRDHFSYTVAKAALGNLTQMLALSSAPVLRVNAVFPGLMLPSDDQTQADFEHASRASTPLARIAGPDDVASAILLLTGNAYNGVDFVVDAGQNLIRVDQDVLYKHRSPDGKH, from the coding sequence ATGGAGCAGACGAAGCAAACGGCGCACGCGCCCGTCGTGCTCGTGACCGGCGCCGCGCGCCGGGCCGGGCGCGCGTTCGCCGAGTATTTCGCCGCGCACGGCTATTGCACCGCGGTGCATTACGACCGTTCGGCCGATGCCGCGCACGCCGCCGCCCGCGCGATTGCCGAACGCGGGCACGATTCGGTGGCGCTGCAGGCCGACCTGTCCGATGCCGCGCAGATCACCGCGCTGATCGATGCGGTCTATGCGCGCTTCGGCCGCCTCGACGTGCTGGTCAACAACGCGTCGGTATTCTGGCAGGACCATTTCCCGAGCTTCGATCTCGCCGCGTTCGACCAGGCGTGGGCCGTCAACTGCCGCGCGCCGATCCTGCTCACGCGCGCGTTCTACGAGCGGGCCCGCGCGGCCGGCACGCAAGGCGTCGTCGTGAACGTGGTCGACCAGAAGATCAAGGAAAACTTCCACCGCGACCATTTCAGCTACACGGTCGCGAAGGCCGCGCTCGGCAACCTGACGCAGATGCTCGCGCTGTCGTCCGCGCCGGTGCTGCGCGTGAATGCGGTGTTCCCGGGGCTGATGCTGCCGAGCGACGACCAGACGCAGGCCGACTTCGAACACGCGAGCCGCGCATCGACGCCGCTCGCGCGCATCGCGGGCCCCGACGACGTCGCCAGCGCGATCCTGCTGCTCACGGGCAATGCGTACAACGGCGTGGATTTCGTCGTCGATGCGGGCCAGAACCTGATCCGCGTCGATCAGGACGTGCTGTACAAGCACCGCTCGCCGGACGGCAAGCACTGA